The proteins below come from a single Atribacterota bacterium genomic window:
- the gatC gene encoding Asp-tRNA(Asn)/Glu-tRNA(Gln) amidotransferase subunit GatC: MMGKTISLEELKKIAQLAKLQFEEEGLTRFFQDVNEIVAHFEKLDQLELRDVSPTSHISWSQPPVHVDNPVEWKEEEKVFRHAPVVYNRYFVVPRVVEKEER, translated from the coding sequence ATGATGGGAAAAACGATATCTCTGGAAGAGCTTAAAAAGATTGCTCAGCTGGCCAAGTTGCAGTTTGAGGAGGAGGGGTTAACCCGGTTTTTCCAGGATGTGAACGAAATCGTGGCCCATTTTGAGAAACTGGACCAGCTTGAACTGAGGGATGTTTCACCCACCTCGCACATTTCCTGGAGCCAACCTCCGGTGCACGTCGATAATCCCGTGGAGTGGAAAGAGGAAGAAAAGGTCTTTCGGCATGCTCCGGTGGTGTATAATCGGTATTTTGTGGTTCCCAGAGTGGTCGAAAAAGAGGAGAGATAA
- the gatA gene encoding Asp-tRNA(Asn)/Glu-tRNA(Gln) amidotransferase subunit GatA, with translation MDRFREFRIRDYHALFQKRELSVRELLEAFLDRIHDVDEHIRAFLSLNEEGARARAQELDRSLPTNGFPPLWGIPVGVKDNLCTEGLPTTCGSKILHNFIAPYDATVVERLKKAGAIIVGKTNMDEFAMGSSTENSAFGPTRNPFDLRRVPGGSSGGSAAALASLEAPLALGSDTGGSVRQPAGFCGVVGLRPTYGRVSRYGLVSFASSLDQVGPMTRNVEDCVTLFEVISGSDQRDSTCAPYPPFSRQDIPPEEEIRKMKVGIPREYFSSGVDGAMVRKIEEVLDGLRKEGVECLEVSLPHTDFALEAYYIVAPAEASSNLARYDGVLYGLREEGKTIQEMYVRTRTAGFGNEVKRRIILGTYSLSSGYYDEYYLKGMKVRTLVRNDFEKVFEQCQVLVTPVSPCFPFFFGERTRSPYDMYLADVFTIPSAMAGIPGLSMNCGYENHLPIGLQILSGPFREGWIFGLALFLEKMLSLPSPLPMVPERS, from the coding sequence ATGGACCGATTTCGCGAATTTCGGATACGAGATTACCATGCCCTGTTCCAGAAGAGGGAACTCTCGGTCAGGGAGTTACTGGAAGCATTTTTGGATCGGATCCACGATGTCGATGAACACATCCGGGCTTTTCTCTCCCTCAACGAAGAAGGGGCAAGAGCAAGGGCTCAGGAACTCGACCGGAGTCTTCCTACCAATGGGTTTCCTCCCCTTTGGGGAATTCCCGTGGGGGTGAAGGATAACCTCTGCACCGAGGGATTGCCCACTACCTGTGGTTCGAAAATTCTCCACAATTTTATTGCTCCCTATGATGCCACGGTGGTGGAACGATTGAAAAAGGCTGGAGCCATTATTGTGGGGAAGACTAACATGGACGAATTTGCCATGGGTTCGTCCACCGAGAATAGCGCCTTTGGACCCACCCGGAATCCCTTTGATTTACGCCGGGTTCCAGGTGGGTCAAGTGGTGGTTCTGCCGCAGCCTTGGCCTCTTTAGAAGCGCCTCTGGCCTTGGGTTCTGATACCGGGGGGTCAGTGCGACAACCGGCAGGCTTCTGCGGGGTGGTGGGATTGCGACCCACCTACGGAAGGGTATCACGGTATGGACTGGTGAGTTTCGCTTCTTCCCTGGACCAAGTGGGTCCCATGACCCGTAACGTGGAGGACTGTGTGACGCTCTTTGAGGTCATAAGTGGGAGTGACCAGAGGGATTCCACCTGTGCTCCTTATCCTCCTTTCTCTCGCCAGGATATTCCTCCGGAGGAGGAAATCCGGAAAATGAAAGTGGGCATTCCCCGAGAGTACTTTTCTTCGGGCGTGGATGGGGCGATGGTGAGAAAAATTGAAGAAGTTTTGGATGGACTGCGCAAGGAAGGTGTGGAATGCCTGGAGGTTTCTCTCCCTCACACCGACTTTGCTCTGGAAGCGTATTACATTGTAGCTCCGGCTGAAGCCAGTTCCAATTTGGCCCGCTACGATGGGGTGCTGTACGGCCTGCGGGAAGAGGGGAAAACCATTCAGGAAATGTACGTTCGCACCAGGACAGCCGGCTTTGGGAACGAGGTGAAGCGGAGAATCATTTTAGGGACCTACTCCTTAAGTTCTGGCTACTATGATGAGTACTACCTCAAGGGAATGAAGGTTCGCACTCTGGTACGGAATGACTTTGAAAAAGTCTTCGAACAGTGCCAAGTTCTCGTTACTCCGGTTTCTCCCTGTTTCCCCTTTTTCTTTGGTGAGCGCACTCGCAGTCCTTATGATATGTACCTTGCCGATGTGTTCACCATTCCTTCGGCGATGGCCGGTATTCCAGGGCTTTCCATGAACTGTGGGTATGAGAATCATCTTCCCATTGGTTTACAGATTCTCAGCGGTCCATTCAGGGAAGGGTGGATTTTTGGGCTGGCGCTCTTCTTGGAGAAGATGCTTTCCCTGCCATCCCCCTTACCGATGGTACCCGAAAGGAGTTAA